One window of Burkholderia thailandensis E264 genomic DNA carries:
- a CDS encoding YqaJ viral recombinase family protein, translating to MTTPHPEPPRARKPALKLVKTQELSRDDWLAVRRTGIGGSDAAAAVGLNPYMSALELWLDKTGRADGLPRPDPDDTTSPTYWGTLLEPIVAASYTKQTGNRVRRVNAVLRHPSIPFMLANIDREIVGVPDVQILECKTAGEFGARLWREGVPEYVQIQVQHQLAVTGKTAAHVAVLLCGQALEVHRIDRDDALIGRLVELEARFWRYVEADTPPSADGTESADRALRHLYPGNGETVDFSDDHRMSAVFADLVAVRAEIETRQQLEAQFKQTIQQAMGDANRAVFQTGAVSFKRSKDSSGVDLARLLADHPEFETQYAISKPGSRRFLVST from the coding sequence ATGACGACACCTCATCCTGAACCACCTCGTGCACGTAAGCCCGCACTGAAGCTCGTTAAGACACAGGAGCTGAGCCGCGACGACTGGCTCGCCGTGCGCAGAACCGGCATCGGCGGATCGGATGCCGCCGCTGCGGTCGGCCTCAACCCCTACATGAGCGCCCTTGAGTTATGGCTCGACAAGACCGGACGTGCCGACGGCCTTCCTCGTCCCGATCCGGACGATACGACGTCGCCGACGTATTGGGGAACGCTACTGGAGCCGATCGTTGCGGCGTCGTACACGAAGCAGACCGGCAACCGGGTTCGACGCGTGAACGCCGTGCTGCGACATCCCTCGATCCCTTTCATGTTGGCGAACATTGATCGCGAGATCGTCGGCGTTCCGGACGTACAGATTCTCGAATGCAAGACGGCTGGCGAGTTCGGTGCGCGGCTCTGGCGAGAAGGCGTACCGGAGTACGTGCAGATCCAGGTCCAGCATCAATTGGCGGTAACCGGCAAGACGGCGGCGCACGTCGCCGTGCTGCTCTGTGGTCAGGCGCTCGAAGTGCATCGGATCGACCGGGACGATGCATTGATCGGTCGGCTCGTCGAACTGGAAGCACGGTTCTGGCGATATGTGGAGGCCGATACGCCTCCGTCCGCCGACGGAACGGAGTCGGCCGACCGCGCGCTGCGGCACCTCTATCCGGGAAATGGCGAAACGGTCGACTTCAGCGATGACCATCGCATGTCGGCCGTGTTCGCCGATCTGGTTGCCGTACGTGCCGAGATCGAGACGCGCCAGCAGCTCGAAGCGCAGTTCAAGCAAACAATCCAGCAGGCGATGGGTGACGCAAACCGGGCCGTATTCCAGACCGGCGCCGTGTCGTTCAAGCGCAGCAAGGATTCGTCTGGCGTCGATCTGGCGCGATTGCTGGCCGATCACCCCGAGTTCGAAACGCAGTACGCCATCTCGAAACCGGGTTCCCGGCGTTTTCTCGTTTCCACCTGA
- a CDS encoding DUF4942 domain-containing protein yields MDTVTDLVKSISITNLANQRVAVVERVRAALDLLGEAQALAKAAHLGFPRLVLDESYGCRGRPTVTGEYAKRDEAEAAIVRLIDIRGWDYLLSESGLRTFMDAKAREEWSNQIAEGDVPELTAANIEATFAQLYGARGDMFERGVLQCFKRLSWDYKTNQPFKFGKRIIVRYLLSQGSSNYHVTNELDDLTRVFSVLDGKPEPDHRHGMSSLISDAQSQRKTEAEHGYFHLRWFKNGNGHLTFKRADLVDRMNLILAKHYPHDLASEAR; encoded by the coding sequence ATGGATACCGTCACCGATCTCGTCAAGAGCATCAGCATTACCAACCTCGCCAACCAGCGCGTCGCCGTCGTCGAACGCGTGCGCGCCGCGCTCGACCTGCTCGGCGAAGCCCAAGCGCTCGCCAAGGCGGCGCATCTCGGATTCCCTCGACTCGTGCTCGACGAAAGCTACGGCTGTCGTGGCCGACCGACCGTGACCGGAGAATATGCGAAGCGCGACGAGGCAGAAGCCGCCATCGTGCGCCTCATTGACATACGCGGCTGGGATTACCTGCTGTCAGAGTCGGGCTTGCGCACCTTCATGGACGCGAAAGCCCGCGAAGAGTGGAGCAACCAGATTGCCGAAGGCGACGTGCCCGAACTGACCGCCGCCAACATCGAGGCGACCTTCGCGCAACTCTACGGCGCACGCGGCGACATGTTCGAACGTGGCGTGCTCCAGTGCTTCAAGCGGCTTTCGTGGGACTACAAGACCAATCAGCCTTTCAAGTTCGGCAAACGCATCATCGTCCGGTATCTACTCTCGCAAGGTAGCTCGAATTATCACGTCACGAACGAGCTGGACGATCTGACGAGGGTGTTCAGCGTGCTTGATGGCAAACCGGAGCCGGATCATCGGCATGGCATGTCGTCGCTCATCTCGGACGCGCAGAGCCAACGGAAGACAGAGGCCGAGCACGGCTATTTTCACCTGCGTTGGTTCAAGAACGGCAACGGGCATCTGACGTTCAAACGTGCTGATCTAGTCGACAGAATGAACCTGATTCTCGCGAAGCATTACCCGCACGACCTGGCATCCGAAGCCCGGTAG
- a CDS encoding helix-turn-helix domain-containing protein gives MTHPIHDPRYQRIATLLAELRKQRGLLQQDVADRLGRPQAFVSKVESGARRVDVVELLDFLRVLDADPHTFIDALLNPPISSLPR, from the coding sequence ATGACCCATCCAATCCACGATCCCCGCTATCAGCGGATCGCGACGCTGCTCGCCGAGCTGCGCAAACAGCGTGGCTTGTTACAGCAGGACGTCGCCGACCGGCTCGGGCGCCCACAAGCCTTCGTCTCGAAGGTGGAAAGCGGCGCTCGCCGTGTGGATGTCGTGGAATTGCTCGATTTCCTGAGGGTGCTGGACGCGGATCCGCACACCTTCATCGACGCGCTGCTGAACCCGCCGATCTCGTCCCTGCCGCGATGA
- a CDS encoding methyltransferase domain-containing protein, with product MLQTTKDVHHRGDAYLNLACPVCGSLPMPYFERDGYYIDRCPECRFVYVRNVPSDGTLAAFYSGYYGDVNEFVPVSRKRLSKRFSKSVENWWHARNLVRCAAGRRKLLEIGYGEGHLLMALKQTRRFELRGIDYATGPMAYMSANGIDVAQGSLFDQHYPDNRFEFIVGFHVLEHVQHLGEFMSEVRRVLAPAGRVYFVVPCVTHFSAVRRRQNWKHFGPPGHLWYFSVTAMRRFMTDQDFKVVSAHCISNRTHLTVLAEKTS from the coding sequence ATGTTGCAAACGACCAAAGACGTTCATCACCGCGGGGATGCTTACCTCAATCTGGCTTGCCCTGTATGTGGCAGTCTGCCGATGCCATATTTCGAGCGGGACGGTTACTACATCGATCGCTGCCCGGAATGCCGGTTCGTCTACGTCCGTAACGTACCGTCAGATGGGACGCTCGCCGCGTTCTATTCCGGCTACTACGGCGATGTCAACGAATTCGTGCCGGTCTCCCGGAAGCGGCTATCGAAGCGCTTCTCGAAATCGGTTGAGAACTGGTGGCATGCCCGCAACCTTGTTCGGTGCGCAGCGGGTCGGCGCAAGCTGCTGGAGATCGGATATGGCGAAGGGCACCTATTGATGGCGCTCAAGCAGACGCGGCGATTCGAGCTGCGAGGCATCGACTATGCGACCGGGCCGATGGCCTACATGAGCGCAAACGGAATTGATGTGGCGCAAGGCAGCCTGTTCGACCAGCACTATCCGGACAACCGATTCGAGTTCATCGTCGGTTTCCATGTACTCGAACATGTTCAGCATCTGGGCGAGTTCATGTCCGAAGTACGGCGCGTGCTTGCGCCTGCTGGCCGCGTGTACTTCGTCGTGCCGTGCGTCACGCATTTCTCCGCTGTCCGCCGCAGGCAGAACTGGAAGCACTTCGGCCCGCCCGGCCACCTCTGGTACTTCTCCGTGACGGCCATGAGGCGATTCATGACGGACCAGGACTTCAAGGTCGTGTCCGCTCACTGCATCTCGAACCGGACGCACCTGACCGTGCTGGCCGAAAAGACGTCGTAG
- a CDS encoding helix-turn-helix domain-containing protein: MRDTEETRLARRVGKAIARRREESQLTQEDVAEQLGVGNEAISRIERGIVMPTVARLVQLAKVFQCNVADLLTEASHRPDDQARHLSQLLTKLSPQDRETLVSIVETLAARLAHK; the protein is encoded by the coding sequence ATGCGGGATACGGAAGAAACGCGGCTCGCTCGGCGGGTCGGCAAGGCGATTGCTCGGCGTCGGGAGGAGAGCCAACTGACGCAGGAGGACGTAGCTGAGCAGCTCGGGGTCGGGAATGAAGCGATTTCGCGCATTGAGCGCGGCATCGTCATGCCGACGGTTGCTCGTTTGGTCCAACTGGCTAAGGTGTTTCAGTGCAATGTCGCCGACCTGTTGACGGAAGCCAGCCATCGGCCCGACGATCAGGCTCGGCATCTCAGCCAGTTGCTTACGAAGCTGAGCCCGCAAGATCGAGAAACCTTGGTATCGATCGTCGAAACGCTCGCAGCTCGACTGGCACACAAATAA
- a CDS encoding toxin-antitoxin system YwqK family antitoxin, whose product MKVPNYRYSLILSSLIAALALGGCKNDVLDYRNAQMVNGKVYLGNANEPFSGKLTNVPDQALLIDQAGFQLTGKLASIALADSLPAAERNAQSFLGTSGAAALLFEALCDVQISDGLPDGRAICKTPQSDVVRIDTSFKHGSLDGSFALSGGQGNGVLMEVTFRNGRPDGTQKIYSWTNHKLIHTFPWSNGVASGVEEAFDANTGALVKRATFVDGKYEGEVVHYSPDGKQVTIKATYTNGLLNGAYKEWGIDGTLIADKTYSNNVEVGADGSSFGSW is encoded by the coding sequence ATGAAAGTACCGAACTACCGCTACTCGCTGATTCTTTCCAGTCTGATTGCGGCCCTCGCGTTGGGCGGTTGCAAAAACGACGTGCTGGATTACCGCAATGCCCAAATGGTGAATGGCAAGGTCTATTTAGGCAACGCGAACGAGCCGTTTTCAGGAAAATTGACGAATGTGCCAGACCAGGCGCTGTTGATCGACCAGGCTGGATTTCAGTTGACTGGCAAACTCGCCAGCATCGCACTTGCCGACAGCCTGCCTGCTGCCGAACGCAACGCACAGTCTTTCCTTGGAACATCGGGCGCCGCAGCACTGCTATTCGAGGCTTTGTGCGACGTCCAAATCAGCGACGGACTCCCCGACGGCAGGGCGATCTGCAAGACACCACAATCCGACGTTGTACGCATCGACACGTCGTTTAAGCACGGCTCGCTGGACGGGTCATTCGCCCTTTCAGGCGGACAAGGCAACGGTGTGCTGATGGAAGTCACGTTCCGTAACGGCCGCCCCGACGGAACACAAAAGATCTACAGCTGGACCAACCACAAGCTCATTCACACCTTTCCGTGGAGCAACGGTGTCGCATCCGGCGTTGAAGAGGCGTTCGACGCCAACACTGGCGCACTCGTGAAACGAGCTACGTTCGTCGACGGCAAATATGAAGGCGAGGTGGTCCACTACTCGCCCGACGGCAAGCAAGTCACGATCAAAGCGACCTACACCAATGGCCTGTTGAACGGCGCATACAAGGAATGGGGTATCGACGGAACACTCATTGCCGACAAGACCTACTCCAATAACGTTGAGGTAGGTGCAGACGGATCGAGCTTCGGTAGCTGGTAA
- the tnpC gene encoding IS66 family transposase, which translates to MTAANAYPDDIEALKAMLLERDARIGHLEDVVESHKAANATAKAEIEHLKLLIAKLRRMQFGRKSEKLDRQIEQLELRLEELEADEGAAPIEIPKTPRTAPEQSPRKPLPEHLPREEQTHLPQSTETCSECGGKLKLLGEDVSEQLEYVPASFRVIRHVRPKFACACCDHIAQAAAPSRPIERGLAGPGLLAHVLVSKFADHIPLYRQSVMYAREGVELDRSLLAKWVGHGATLLQPLVDALRRHVMTGTKLHADDTPVPVLEPGNGKTKTGRLWVYVRDDRSSADMTPPAVWFAYTPDRKGIHPQQHLETFSGTLQADAYGGYQAIYETGRVREAACWAHARRQFYELHAARPNALNTEALERIGALYKIEDAIRGKPPDERRAYREAHARPLLSQLHAWLTATLETLSKKSDTSRAILYALNRWEALTRYCDDGQLEIDNLPVERALRGVAIGRRNYLFAGADSGGERAAAIYSLIGTAKLNGIDPEAYLRFVLARIADHAINRVDQLMPWAIADQLRDDS; encoded by the coding sequence ATGACCGCGGCCAACGCCTATCCGGACGACATCGAAGCGCTCAAAGCCATGCTGCTCGAGCGCGATGCTCGCATTGGGCATCTCGAGGACGTAGTCGAATCGCACAAGGCGGCGAACGCCACCGCCAAGGCAGAGATCGAGCATCTGAAGCTGCTGATTGCGAAGCTGCGCCGCATGCAGTTCGGTCGCAAGTCGGAGAAGCTCGATCGTCAGATCGAACAACTCGAACTGCGTCTGGAAGAACTCGAAGCGGACGAAGGCGCGGCTCCGATCGAAATCCCGAAGACACCTCGTACCGCGCCGGAACAGTCGCCTCGCAAGCCGCTGCCCGAGCATCTGCCACGTGAAGAGCAAACGCACTTGCCGCAATCGACCGAGACGTGCTCGGAATGCGGCGGCAAGCTCAAGCTGCTAGGCGAAGACGTCTCCGAACAACTTGAATATGTACCTGCGAGCTTCCGCGTAATCCGTCATGTGCGGCCCAAGTTCGCCTGCGCGTGCTGCGATCACATCGCGCAAGCAGCAGCGCCGAGTCGTCCCATCGAGCGCGGCCTGGCGGGCCCTGGACTACTCGCGCACGTGCTGGTCTCGAAGTTCGCAGACCACATCCCGCTGTATCGGCAGTCGGTCATGTATGCGCGTGAAGGCGTCGAACTCGACCGCTCGTTGCTCGCGAAGTGGGTCGGCCACGGCGCGACGCTTTTACAACCACTGGTCGATGCATTACGCCGTCATGTGATGACCGGGACGAAGCTGCATGCCGACGACACGCCGGTCCCAGTGCTCGAACCGGGCAACGGCAAGACGAAGACTGGCCGCTTGTGGGTCTATGTGCGTGACGATCGATCGTCAGCCGATATGACGCCGCCAGCGGTGTGGTTCGCTTACACGCCGGATCGCAAAGGCATCCATCCGCAACAACATCTCGAGACGTTCAGCGGCACGCTGCAAGCGGACGCCTATGGCGGCTACCAGGCTATCTACGAGACCGGACGCGTGAGGGAAGCTGCCTGCTGGGCGCATGCCCGACGCCAGTTCTATGAGCTACACGCTGCGCGCCCGAACGCATTGAATACCGAAGCGCTCGAGCGTATCGGTGCGTTGTACAAGATCGAAGACGCGATACGCGGCAAACCGCCCGACGAGCGTCGTGCGTATCGAGAAGCACATGCCCGACCGCTTCTCAGTCAGCTTCACGCCTGGCTCACCGCCACGCTGGAGACACTCTCAAAGAAATCCGATACGAGTCGGGCGATTCTCTATGCGCTGAACCGATGGGAAGCGCTCACACGCTATTGCGACGACGGCCAACTCGAGATCGATAACCTGCCGGTCGAGCGAGCGTTGCGTGGAGTGGCCATCGGGAGGCGGAATTACCTGTTCGCCGGTGCCGACTCCGGCGGCGAGCGCGCTGCCGCGATCTATAGCCTCATCGGAACGGCGAAGCTCAACGGCATCGATCCCGAGGCGTATCTGCGCTTCGTCCTTGCCCGCATTGCTGATCACGCAATCAATCGTGTCGATCAGCTCATGCCGTGGGCCATAGCTGATCAACTCCGCGACGACAGCTGA
- the tnpB gene encoding IS66 family insertion sequence element accessory protein TnpB (TnpB, as the term is used for proteins encoded by IS66 family insertion elements, is considered an accessory protein, since TnpC, encoded by a neighboring gene, is a DDE family transposase.) yields MIGLPSRTKVWLAAGVTDMRSGFNGLAAKVQTVLERDPFSGHVFVFRGKRGDLVKVLWWSGDGMCLLMKRLERGRFVWPRADGGVVCLSQAQLSMLLEGIDWRQPIRTTEPTSAL; encoded by the coding sequence ATGATCGGGCTGCCCAGCCGCACAAAGGTCTGGCTGGCCGCGGGTGTGACTGATATGCGTTCAGGCTTCAACGGCTTGGCCGCGAAGGTCCAGACCGTATTGGAACGCGATCCCTTCAGCGGTCACGTGTTCGTGTTCCGAGGCAAGCGCGGCGATCTGGTCAAAGTGCTGTGGTGGAGCGGCGACGGCATGTGTCTTCTGATGAAACGCCTGGAACGGGGCCGATTCGTTTGGCCACGCGCCGACGGTGGCGTTGTCTGCCTGAGCCAAGCCCAACTGTCGATGCTGCTCGAAGGTATCGACTGGCGCCAGCCGATACGAACGACCGAGCCGACATCGGCGTTGTAA
- the tnpA gene encoding IS66-like element accessory protein TnpA, translating to MSTEAPKRTSRKGIPNHPVEFRRKLAKLACEPGVSVARLAMEHGVNTNLLFKWRRALRAGEYDSVGFLPVTLEAPAPQIERPTATVAPTPVIGAAAMGAIEINVGNTRVRIEGSPNEGTLRLVLRMLRNTPESAA from the coding sequence GTGTCAACAGAAGCACCGAAGAGAACTTCACGCAAAGGCATTCCTAATCACCCCGTCGAATTTCGACGGAAACTCGCCAAGCTGGCCTGCGAACCGGGCGTATCCGTAGCGCGGCTGGCGATGGAACACGGGGTGAACACGAACTTGTTATTCAAATGGCGTCGCGCGTTGCGTGCCGGCGAATACGATTCTGTGGGATTTTTGCCGGTCACATTGGAAGCGCCAGCGCCACAGATCGAGCGACCGACTGCGACCGTGGCGCCGACGCCGGTGATCGGCGCTGCCGCGATGGGCGCCATAGAGATCAACGTCGGTAACACTCGTGTGCGGATCGAGGGCTCGCCCAACGAGGGCACGTTGCGGCTGGTGCTGCGCATGTTGCGCAACACACCGGAATCGGCAGCATGA
- a CDS encoding GIY-YIG nuclease family protein has product MPQIVYILTNEAMPGLIKIGMTADSVEARISQLSAHSGVPLPFECYFAAEVPDHVKLEKILHQLFGDVRLNPKREFFKLDPEKAVLAISIGDFKEIALGVAEIDKDEQQALDKVKARRSKLNLDAIGIKSGDVLTFSRDESVTGIVVDGGKLLFDGEVMSLSAAALKALHAMGYKTPAASGPGYWMFDGELLGERRLRLEAEKYGDGATLT; this is encoded by the coding sequence GTGCCGCAGATTGTCTATATCCTTACCAATGAAGCTATGCCGGGTCTGATCAAGATTGGAATGACTGCCGATAGCGTCGAAGCCCGAATTTCCCAACTGAGTGCCCATTCAGGCGTACCGTTGCCTTTCGAGTGCTACTTTGCGGCTGAAGTGCCTGACCACGTAAAGCTCGAGAAAATTCTGCACCAACTCTTCGGAGATGTTCGTCTGAATCCGAAGCGTGAGTTTTTCAAGCTGGACCCCGAAAAGGCGGTTCTAGCTATCAGTATAGGAGATTTCAAAGAGATTGCGCTCGGCGTCGCAGAGATCGATAAAGACGAGCAGCAGGCCCTCGACAAAGTCAAGGCACGTCGTTCGAAACTCAATCTGGACGCGATCGGCATCAAGTCAGGTGATGTCTTGACATTTTCACGTGACGAGTCTGTCACGGGCATCGTAGTGGACGGCGGAAAGCTACTGTTTGACGGCGAAGTCATGAGCCTTTCGGCGGCTGCCTTGAAGGCCCTTCATGCCATGGGCTATAAGACGCCGGCTGCAAGCGGGCCAGGCTACTGGATGTTCGACGGCGAGTTGTTGGGCGAACGTCGCCTCAGGCTCGAAGCGGAAAAGTACGGTGATGGTGCGACCCTGACCTAA
- a CDS encoding ATP-binding protein, whose product MTTNIDLSGTTEIGNEGIKKHFKSIEPWQPLFELVWNGFDAKADLVEVDVRLNSLSALATVRILDDGDGIDPTTLKHTFGRFNDSHKREDAAQHGAHGRGRLSFHRICRFATWHTKSAYGQARIAIDAMTIKDYRAQFVSDETQCSALREQAKGTLVELSEFSCQLPGADELRAKFAVEFGWFLALHPSKTLKLNGGLIPVPSNEITQQILTPGKYAFDVQVIRWDERPSSEKSYTYLLDSAGRIVYKQLSALNNKAGFFTSIYISSPWADTFAHDENLFQPDAHTPNAAEWKKLLRQVGDLAQTVYDQFLRKKAAVEVEKYVDDGLFPTYVELPPDERSWRFDNTKQLITSIYVADPSVFNAASKKQRKIIIRLLDRLAVSNENDSLFDVLNSVLDLEEGAIKSLADQLKQTTLENIIATIEILQRRQTAASKLRALMNDHYRDVLETPDLQKIIENNTWLFGPGYETLGAEEDTFTKIAKDLRNKIPQIDNIGADDVDDEQADIAGARRQTDLFLARRVPTIAPNGQQIYRCVIIEIKRPGISLNVKHLRQLDDYANIIKKHPEFGSEKMHFELILIGRKISSTDTEIPSRLRGQIARGELGLVSDDPRMKRYVLNWYTLLDSFELANAFLLEQLKLRRDLFNQSTKDQLVDDLQATT is encoded by the coding sequence ATGACAACAAATATCGACCTCTCCGGTACCACGGAAATCGGCAACGAGGGTATTAAGAAACATTTCAAGAGCATCGAGCCTTGGCAGCCATTGTTCGAACTCGTCTGGAACGGATTCGATGCCAAGGCCGATCTAGTGGAAGTGGACGTTCGGCTCAACAGTCTGAGCGCCTTGGCAACTGTGCGTATTCTGGATGACGGCGACGGTATCGATCCGACAACTCTGAAGCACACGTTTGGCCGATTTAACGACTCCCACAAGCGTGAGGACGCAGCGCAGCATGGTGCGCACGGCCGCGGTCGGCTCTCCTTTCATCGTATTTGCCGCTTCGCGACTTGGCACACCAAGTCCGCCTATGGGCAGGCGCGAATCGCCATCGACGCCATGACGATTAAGGACTACCGCGCCCAGTTTGTGTCCGACGAGACGCAATGCTCGGCCTTGCGCGAGCAAGCGAAAGGCACTTTGGTCGAGTTGTCGGAATTCTCGTGTCAGCTCCCTGGGGCTGATGAGCTACGCGCGAAGTTCGCGGTTGAATTCGGGTGGTTTCTTGCCCTGCACCCGTCGAAGACGCTGAAGTTGAATGGTGGGCTAATCCCTGTCCCGAGCAACGAAATTACCCAGCAGATCCTTACCCCTGGTAAGTATGCATTTGACGTGCAGGTGATCCGCTGGGACGAGAGACCTAGTTCGGAGAAGTCGTACACATATCTGTTGGATTCCGCTGGCAGAATCGTTTACAAACAGCTTAGCGCACTCAACAATAAGGCTGGTTTCTTTACCAGTATTTATATCAGTTCTCCATGGGCAGATACGTTTGCTCATGATGAGAATTTATTTCAACCTGATGCGCATACGCCCAATGCCGCAGAGTGGAAGAAGCTTTTGCGCCAGGTCGGCGATTTGGCGCAAACCGTGTACGACCAATTTCTTCGGAAGAAGGCGGCAGTAGAAGTCGAAAAATACGTTGACGATGGTTTGTTTCCGACATATGTGGAATTGCCTCCAGACGAGCGATCATGGCGCTTTGACAATACGAAGCAACTGATCACGTCGATATACGTTGCAGATCCTTCGGTGTTCAATGCGGCTAGCAAGAAGCAACGAAAAATCATTATCCGCCTTCTGGATCGGCTGGCGGTTTCCAACGAGAATGACTCTCTATTTGATGTGCTCAACAGCGTACTCGACCTAGAAGAAGGGGCAATTAAGTCACTCGCGGATCAACTCAAACAGACAACGCTGGAAAATATCATTGCGACCATTGAGATCTTGCAGCGTCGTCAGACCGCAGCCTCGAAGCTTCGCGCGTTAATGAACGATCATTATCGGGACGTCCTTGAAACACCGGATCTGCAGAAGATCATCGAGAACAACACATGGTTGTTTGGACCCGGTTATGAGACGCTTGGAGCTGAGGAAGATACGTTTACGAAGATCGCTAAGGATCTACGCAACAAGATTCCGCAGATCGATAACATTGGTGCGGACGATGTAGACGATGAGCAAGCCGACATCGCGGGCGCGCGACGTCAAACAGACCTATTTCTTGCGCGTCGCGTGCCCACGATCGCACCAAACGGGCAGCAGATTTATCGCTGCGTGATCATTGAGATTAAGCGGCCGGGCATTTCGCTTAACGTAAAGCACTTGCGCCAGCTTGATGACTACGCGAACATCATCAAGAAGCATCCTGAGTTCGGAAGTGAGAAGATGCACTTCGAATTGATCTTGATCGGCAGGAAAATTTCATCGACTGATACCGAGATTCCGAGTCGCCTGCGCGGGCAAATTGCCCGAGGGGAACTCGGGCTCGTCAGTGATGACCCTCGCATGAAGCGCTACGTGCTGAATTGGTATACCCTCCTTGATTCGTTTGAACTCGCTAATGCGTTTCTTTTGGAGCAGCTAAAGCTCAGGCGTGACTTGTTTAACCAGTCAACGAAGGACCAGCTCGTTGACGATTTGCAAGCAACAACCTAG